One window of the Nicotiana tabacum cultivar K326 chromosome 4, ASM71507v2, whole genome shotgun sequence genome contains the following:
- the LOC107765342 gene encoding uncharacterized protein LOC107765342, which produces MASVSIKNRSKIKTTILIASDVASWLCAISLMALVLMSSIKENNTGNWENSVVRGKQLHLSHRPCDEIYVVGEGETLHTISDKCDDPYIVERNPHIHDPDDVFPGLVIKIVPSNHNKSLR; this is translated from the coding sequence ATGGCTTCTGTATCAATTAAAAACAGATCCAAAATAAAAACTACAATACTCATTGCATCTGATGTAGCTTCTTGGTTGTGTGCTATTAGCCTTATGGCACTTGTATTAATGAGTTCTATTAAGGAAAACAACACTGGGAATTGGGAAAATTCTGTAGTCAGAGGAAAGCAGCTGCACCTGTCTCATCGACCATGCGATGAAATATATGTAGTTGGAGAAGGAGAAACATTACATACAATCAGTGATAAGTGTGATGATCCTTATATTGTTGAAAGGAATCCACATATTCATGATCCTGATGATGTTTTTCCTGGTCTTGTTATCAAGATTGTTCCTTCCAACCATAATAAGTCATTGAGATAG